One genomic window of Cuculus canorus isolate bCucCan1 chromosome 11, bCucCan1.pri, whole genome shotgun sequence includes the following:
- the C11H3orf14 gene encoding uncharacterized protein C3orf14 homolog isoform X1, with the protein MSSYLAQEVHLARRHEEILSRRSELLQQMETYLGDKKTKKTWQTQAADAARKRNAALLNDIEAAEKRLQERVYLLPHPDTVKLETLYWASIKESLPKWEQFLLGRAEVPIGFKTVKSAKENISHPEENSQK; encoded by the exons atgtcATCCTATTTGGCTCAGGAGGTTCACCTTGCTAGAAGACATGAAGAGAT aCTGTCTCGGAGATCAGAGCTGCTACAGCAGATGGAGACTTATCTAGGAGACAAAAAGACTAAAAAGACATGGCAAACTCAAGCCGCTGATGCAGCTCGTAAAAGGAATGCAGCACTTTTAAAT GATatagaagcagcagaaaaaaggCTGCAAGAAAGAGTGTATTTACTTCCACATCCCGATACTGTTAAGTTAGAA ACTCTGTATTGGGCATCAATAAAAGAATCTCTTCCCAAGTGGGAACAGTTTCTTTTGGGAAGAGCAGAAGTTCCTATTGGTTTTAAGACAGTGAAATCTGCAAAAGAGAACATAAGCCACCCAGAAGaaaattcacaaaaataa